GGTGTCTCCGCTTGAACGGGGTCTTCACATTCGTGTGAGTGGGCAGATCGGTGAAGTTCTGGAGTTGGAGCTTATTGAACCTGTTTTGCCTGGTGGAGAATGCTGCAGCGTGACGAGTCAGGCCGTGTTGGAGCCTGCCCGTGATCACGGTTTAGATCGTGAGCGCTTGGTCGCTCAGCTTGGGCGTTTGGGTGGCACGGGCTGGTGTCTTGAGCATCTGGAAACCAACCTGGGATCGGGGTTGTTTCTTCCCGTTGCTGAGCTGAACAGGATGCGCCGCTCGTTGTTGCAGCAGATGGCTGATGGCGGCCTCACGGCAGCCTTTCAACAGGTGGGGCTGGAGGCGTCTTCGGAGCGGGTGGACCCTCAGCCCATCGTTGCGGCAACACTCGAGCGCTTGGCTGATTGGCGGGACTCAGCACAGCCGCAGTCCAAGTCGCCGTCGTTGGTTGTGCTCGTTCGAAGCCTGGAGCAGTTGCGTGCTCTTCAAGACATGGGCGATGGACCGATGACCTCGGTTATTGCCGATCTAGAGCATCCGAAGGATCTCAAAGAAGCTGTGGCGATAGGCCGTGGCTGCTGGCCTGATGGAATTTGGTTGGCCGGACCTCGCATCACCAGGCCTGGTGAACGCTGGATGTTGGAACCGCTTCTGAAAGCGAAAGCGGATGGATATCTCGTACGCAACGCGGATCAGTTGGAGCTACTCACGGGCCAGGCTCCCTGTGCTGGAGACTTCACGTTGAATGTCGCAAACCCGCTCAGCTTGCTTTGGTTCCTGGAGACCTGGGGACTGGATCGGGTCACAGCCAGTTGTGATTTGAACCTCAGCCAATTGCTTGATTTGGTGCAGGCATCTCCACCCGAACGGATCGAAGTGGTGTTGCATCAACACATGCCGCTCTTTCATATGGAGCATTGCTTGTTCTGTTCGTTCCTCTCGGAGGGCCACGATCACACCGATTGCGGCAGGCCCTGTGAGCAGCACACCGTGATGCTGAGAGATCGGAGTGGCGTTGAGCATCCGCTGAAAGCGGATCTTGGCTGTCGCAACACGTTGTTTAATGGCAAGCCGCAGACGGGAGTTGAGGCGCTATCGGCCTTGCGTCATGCAGGGATTCATCGCTATCGATTGGATCTTCTCGATGAAGGGGCCGAGGCCACGTTGCGGCGGGTCCAGCTGTACAGCGAAACTATTTTAGGACGTACTCTCTCAGCTGACGTTTGGAGGCGCGAGCAAATCGATCACAAACTCGGCGTCACGCGTGGCAGTTTGCGCATCGGTCGAGAAAATCAAGCGTTGCAAGTCTCATGTTGAGATAGCATGTCGCGGCTGCGCCTGCTGGCGTTCCAAAGTTTCCCCTAATAACGTTACGGACCTCATGAGCGCCCCGAACAAGGCGATTCGCAATATAGCGATCATCGCCCACGTGGATCACGGCAAAACCACTCTGGTGGATGCCCTGCTCAGCCAGTCCGGAATCTTTCGCGACAACGAGGCCGTTCCAACATGCGTTCTTGATTCCAACGATTTGGAGCGGGAGCGCGGAATTACGATCCTTTCGAAAAATACTGCGGTCACCTATAACGACACGAGAATCAATATTGTTGATACCCCTGGCCACGCTGATTTCGGGGGCGAAGTCGAGCGTGTGCTCGGCATGGTGGATGGATGTTTGCTGATCGTTGATGCAAACGAGGGGCCCATGCCCCAAACCCGTTTTGTGCTTAAAAAAGCCCTCGAGCAGGGTTTAAGACCGATTGTGTTCGTCAACAAGATTGACCGTGCACGTGTCGACCCAGAAACGGCTGTCGATAAGGTTCTTGATCTCTTTCTAGAGCTTGGTGCTGACGACGATCAGTGTGATTTCCCTTATTTGTTCGGGAGTGGTTTGGGTGGCTTCTCGAAGCCCGATATGAAAACAGAGAGCGACAATATGCGTCCTCTCTTTGATGCAATTTTGCGTCATGTTCCGCCTCCAGTAGGAGATCCTGAGAAGCCTCTACAGCTTCAAATCACGACTCTTGATTATTCCGATTTCCTTGGTCGGATCATCATTGGTCGCGTTCATAATGGTGTTATTAAACAGGGGCAAAGAGCTACGCTCATTAAAGATGACGGCAGCGTCAAAAAAGGTCGTATCAGTAAGCTTTTGGGCTTCGAGGGTCTTCAAAGAGTCGATATCGAAGAGGCATCTGCTGGCGATCTTGTGGCAGTGGCTGGTTTTGATGATGTCAACATCGGCGAAACGATTGCTTGCCCTGATGAGCCAAAAGCTTTACCGCTCATCAAGGTTGATGAACCCACCCTGCAAATGACCTTTGTGGTCAATGATTCACCTTTCGCGGGGAAAGAAGGCAAGTTTGTGACCAGTCGCCAGCTTCGCGATCGCTTGCAGCGCGAACTGCTCACCAATGTGGCGTTACGGGTTGAAGATACGGATTCCCCAGATCGTTTTGCTGTGAGTGGGAGGGGGGAACTTCACCTCGGCATCTTGATTGAGACGATGCGACGCGAGGGCTATGAGTTTCAAGTGTCTCAGCCTCAAGTGATCTTCCGCACCATTGATGGAACTCCCTGTGAACCTGTGGAAACACTGGTGATGGATGTTCCTGAAGCTGCCGTTGGTTCCTGTATCGAGAAGCTCGGAACGCGCAAAGCTGAGATGCAGAACATGGAAACAGGCGCTGACAACCGCACGCAACTCGAAT
This portion of the Synechococcus sp. ROS8604 genome encodes:
- a CDS encoding U32 family peptidase; protein product: MNTSSFPELLSPAGDWKALRAAVSNGADAVYFGVEAFNARLRAENFQLVELPEIMAWLHARGVKGFLTVNVLLFGDELEQAAPLLLAADRAGVDALIVQDLGLCLLAKALVPTLSLHASTQMSITSAAGVAQAAAAGCERVVLARELALRDLERLQNQLKERSLAIPLEVFVHGALCVAYSGQCLTSESLGQRSANRGECAQACRLPYELVVDGESLDLGDQRYLLSPQDLAAWPLLADLVKLGIRSFKIEGRLKDPTYVASVTDAYRRSLDGLVCDLAEIQRQLELGFSRGLSTGWLRGIDHRALVHGRWSKKRGPVIGELVRVESKGWLVLQCTESPRNGQGLVLEATDRQDDPLTPPREIGGRVMEVKAMERGLVRLRIGPGRVDLSGLRSGSSVWLTSDPQWQSTWQRRSERVVSPLERGLHIRVSGQIGEVLELELIEPVLPGGECCSVTSQAVLEPARDHGLDRERLVAQLGRLGGTGWCLEHLETNLGSGLFLPVAELNRMRRSLLQQMADGGLTAAFQQVGLEASSERVDPQPIVAATLERLADWRDSAQPQSKSPSLVVLVRSLEQLRALQDMGDGPMTSVIADLEHPKDLKEAVAIGRGCWPDGIWLAGPRITRPGERWMLEPLLKAKADGYLVRNADQLELLTGQAPCAGDFTLNVANPLSLLWFLETWGLDRVTASCDLNLSQLLDLVQASPPERIEVVLHQHMPLFHMEHCLFCSFLSEGHDHTDCGRPCEQHTVMLRDRSGVEHPLKADLGCRNTLFNGKPQTGVEALSALRHAGIHRYRLDLLDEGAEATLRRVQLYSETILGRTLSADVWRREQIDHKLGVTRGSLRIGRENQALQVSC
- the typA gene encoding translational GTPase TypA, whose product is MSAPNKAIRNIAIIAHVDHGKTTLVDALLSQSGIFRDNEAVPTCVLDSNDLERERGITILSKNTAVTYNDTRINIVDTPGHADFGGEVERVLGMVDGCLLIVDANEGPMPQTRFVLKKALEQGLRPIVFVNKIDRARVDPETAVDKVLDLFLELGADDDQCDFPYLFGSGLGGFSKPDMKTESDNMRPLFDAILRHVPPPVGDPEKPLQLQITTLDYSDFLGRIIIGRVHNGVIKQGQRATLIKDDGSVKKGRISKLLGFEGLQRVDIEEASAGDLVAVAGFDDVNIGETIACPDEPKALPLIKVDEPTLQMTFVVNDSPFAGKEGKFVTSRQLRDRLQRELLTNVALRVEDTDSPDRFAVSGRGELHLGILIETMRREGYEFQVSQPQVIFRTIDGTPCEPVETLVMDVPEAAVGSCIEKLGTRKAEMQNMETGADNRTQLEFVVPSRGLIGFRGEFIRATRGEGIMSHSFFEYRPMQGEFDTRRNGVLIAFEEGTATFYALKGAEDRGQFFITPGTKVYKGMIIGENTRQQDMEINICKAKQVTNIRSAGADVLDTLQSPIQMTLERALEYIGPDEMLEVTPESMRLRKLPAKKMAKR